The following are from one region of the Geoalkalibacter subterraneus genome:
- a CDS encoding ATP-binding protein: MPAFPRFAIQGLRKKILFCSVVYTLAALLIVAAVSTWPLLRSMRQFEESNLLHAVQIRTLAVEEYLNSIQEITLQIGSRSQLRRALEHYAQGRWSLDQLREFSDLRMDEARQASSTVRGLIRLSADGQTVAQNGLYPTIERNPEIFSRLTRPTSETYLVDPFVLRGELVLAVVNPIFSFEDTPIGQDIVFFSTAKLQRILWDKSGMGETGESFLGKAIKNQAVVFFPGRKGEEETYNQDVQSPVLTTAFALSASGKTGVNRIDPAQKGKGVVIAHAPIAGTAWGLVLNMDDREFMAPLRNQFASLAVSVLLLTALGAFGMGAILRPMTGRVLVYTRELDNLNQELKQEIRERQTAENNLRRSENQWEQTFDAITDAVAIVDSRGQILKMNRAASSLVRELGSAYPGHDGHDLLFDSRHFRDDCSLEQLLREKEPRCCERTTPSNKRFFHISLYPLIDHANEIWGGVYVTHEITERKKMERAKDEMISAVSHEMRTPLTAILGFVEFMLENEVDREQQVDFLRTVLQETERLNELISNFLDLQRLQAEIGQYQFATVEICPLLEQAVSQFRMTSQKHTLRIECPEELPLAEADPRRIMQVIKNLVSNAVKYSPGGGEIVCAARHEGEMLLISVRDQGMGIALAERERIFEQFYRIDDSERRIPGGIGLGLALVREVVLAHGGRVWLESEVGVGSTFYFSLPIAAGKQVDSEPTQSCRF; the protein is encoded by the coding sequence ATGCCGGCTTTTCCTCGCTTTGCCATTCAGGGATTAAGAAAAAAAATCCTCTTCTGCTCGGTCGTTTACACGCTCGCCGCACTTCTTATCGTGGCGGCGGTAAGTACCTGGCCGCTACTGCGCAGTATGCGGCAATTCGAAGAAAGCAATCTGCTGCATGCCGTTCAGATCCGCACCCTGGCCGTAGAAGAATACCTCAACAGCATTCAGGAAATCACCCTTCAGATCGGCAGTCGCTCCCAACTGCGGCGGGCTCTCGAACATTATGCACAGGGGCGCTGGAGCCTGGATCAACTGCGGGAGTTCAGTGACCTTCGGATGGATGAGGCACGGCAGGCCTCCAGCACCGTACGGGGCCTCATCCGTCTGAGTGCCGATGGACAAACTGTGGCGCAGAACGGTCTTTACCCCACAATCGAACGCAATCCTGAAATTTTTTCTCGCCTCACCAGGCCAACCTCTGAAACGTACCTGGTGGATCCATTTGTTCTGCGGGGGGAGCTGGTTCTGGCCGTCGTCAATCCCATCTTTTCATTTGAGGACACTCCGATCGGCCAGGATATCGTCTTTTTTTCTACGGCCAAGCTGCAGCGGATCCTGTGGGACAAATCCGGAATGGGAGAGACCGGCGAAAGCTTTCTTGGAAAAGCCATAAAAAATCAGGCCGTTGTTTTTTTCCCAGGCAGAAAAGGCGAAGAAGAAACGTATAATCAAGATGTCCAGAGTCCTGTGCTGACAACGGCATTTGCATTGTCTGCCTCCGGGAAAACCGGGGTCAATCGTATAGATCCCGCTCAAAAAGGTAAAGGAGTAGTCATTGCTCATGCCCCTATCGCCGGAACCGCCTGGGGGTTGGTTCTGAACATGGACGACCGCGAATTCATGGCGCCATTGCGCAACCAGTTTGCCTCCCTGGCCGTTTCCGTGCTCTTGCTCACCGCACTGGGAGCCTTCGGCATGGGCGCCATTCTGCGGCCGATGACCGGCCGTGTTCTGGTTTACACGCGCGAACTCGACAACCTCAACCAGGAACTGAAGCAGGAGATCAGAGAACGACAAACCGCTGAGAACAATCTACGACGCAGCGAAAACCAGTGGGAGCAGACCTTTGACGCCATTACCGATGCAGTGGCCATTGTGGACAGCAGAGGGCAGATCCTCAAGATGAACCGTGCCGCATCCTCTCTCGTGCGTGAACTGGGCAGCGCCTATCCCGGCCACGACGGTCATGATCTGCTCTTCGATTCCCGCCACTTCCGGGATGACTGCTCCCTGGAGCAACTCCTGCGTGAGAAGGAACCCCGCTGCTGTGAGCGCACCACCCCGTCAAATAAGCGTTTTTTCCATATTTCCCTATATCCGCTCATCGATCACGCCAATGAGATCTGGGGTGGAGTCTATGTCACCCATGAAATCACCGAACGTAAAAAAATGGAGCGAGCCAAGGATGAGATGATCTCGGCTGTCAGCCATGAAATGCGCACTCCCTTGACGGCAATTCTTGGTTTTGTGGAATTCATGCTCGAAAATGAGGTTGACCGGGAACAGCAGGTTGATTTTCTGCGAACTGTCCTGCAGGAGACCGAACGCCTCAACGAACTGATCAGCAATTTTCTCGATCTGCAGCGCCTGCAGGCCGAAATCGGTCAATACCAGTTTGCCACGGTTGAGATCTGCCCCCTCTTGGAGCAGGCCGTCAGCCAGTTCCGAATGACCTCTCAAAAGCACACTCTGCGGATAGAGTGCCCAGAGGAACTCCCCCTTGCAGAAGCCGACCCACGGCGCATTATGCAGGTCATCAAAAATCTGGTGTCCAATGCCGTCAAATATTCTCCGGGAGGAGGGGAGATCGTCTGCGCTGCACGTCATGAAGGGGAGATGCTGCTGATTTCGGTGCGTGACCAGGGGATGGGAATCGCACTGGCGGAACGGGAACGGATCTTCGAGCAGTTCTACCGCATCGATGACAGCGAAAGACGCATTCCCGGCGGGATCGGTCTGGGCTTGGCCCTGGTGCGCGAGGTGGTCCTGGCTCACGGGGGGAGGGTGTGGCTGGAGAGTGAAGTCGGCGTCGGCAGCACCTTTTATTTCAGTCTGCCGATCGCCGCGGGCAAACAGGTCGATTCAGAGCCGACCCAATCGTGTCGGTTCTGA
- the asnS gene encoding asparagine--tRNA ligase encodes MDFDESSLPRTRVRDALSSHARPGACLVKGWVRTVRAGKNVAFLAVNDGSCLDSLQAVVDSSLQNYPEIRKIGTGACIAVRGELVPSPAQGQAMELQVQQLEILGEADPQYPLQKKRHSFEYLRSIAHLRVRSNTFGAVFRMRSALSFAVHQFFRERGFLYVHTPIITANDCEGAGEMFRVTTLDPQAPPLNNGRIDWSQDFFGERTGLTVSGQLQGESFATAFSDIYTFGPTFRAENSNTSRHAAEFWMIEPEMAFADLTENCRVAADFLRYLCQFSLEECADDLKFFDARIEKGLIDKLENLADAEFATLSYTDAVKELQACGEQFEFPVEWGCDLQSEHERFLTEKIVDGPLFVTDYPRQIKAFYMRSNDDGKTVAAMDCLVPRVGEIIGGSQREERHDVLVQRMIEAGIAPESLGWFLDLRRWGSCPHAGFGLGFERFLMYVTGMSNIRDVIPFPRTTGNAAF; translated from the coding sequence ATGGATTTCGATGAATCTTCACTGCCGCGCACCCGGGTGCGCGATGCTTTGTCAAGCCATGCACGGCCGGGAGCATGCCTGGTGAAGGGCTGGGTCAGGACGGTGCGTGCAGGCAAAAATGTAGCATTTCTTGCGGTTAATGATGGAAGCTGCCTGGACAGTCTGCAGGCTGTCGTGGATTCTTCACTACAGAATTATCCGGAGATCCGCAAAATCGGGACCGGTGCGTGCATCGCGGTTCGTGGCGAACTTGTGCCGTCGCCGGCGCAAGGGCAGGCCATGGAACTTCAGGTGCAGCAACTTGAAATTCTGGGGGAGGCGGATCCGCAATATCCATTGCAGAAAAAACGTCATAGCTTTGAATATCTGCGTTCCATTGCACACCTGCGTGTGCGCTCCAACACCTTCGGCGCCGTGTTCCGCATGCGCTCAGCTCTTTCCTTTGCCGTCCACCAGTTTTTTCGCGAGCGGGGATTTCTTTATGTCCACACCCCCATTATTACCGCCAATGATTGCGAGGGTGCGGGCGAGATGTTTCGGGTCACCACCCTGGACCCCCAGGCCCCCCCTTTGAATAACGGCCGGATCGACTGGTCGCAGGATTTTTTTGGCGAACGCACAGGTTTGACGGTCAGTGGACAACTGCAGGGTGAGTCCTTCGCCACGGCCTTTTCAGACATCTACACCTTCGGGCCGACTTTCCGCGCTGAAAACTCCAACACCAGCCGCCATGCGGCTGAATTCTGGATGATCGAGCCGGAAATGGCCTTTGCCGACCTGACCGAAAACTGCCGTGTGGCGGCGGATTTTCTGCGTTACCTGTGTCAGTTTTCCCTGGAAGAGTGTGCCGATGATCTGAAGTTCTTCGATGCCCGCATAGAAAAGGGGCTGATTGATAAACTTGAAAATCTGGCTGATGCGGAGTTTGCAACCCTGTCCTACACAGATGCGGTCAAGGAGCTGCAGGCCTGCGGAGAGCAGTTCGAGTTTCCGGTGGAATGGGGCTGTGACCTGCAGTCGGAACACGAACGGTTTTTAACGGAAAAGATAGTGGATGGACCCCTGTTTGTAACCGACTACCCCCGGCAGATCAAGGCTTTTTACATGCGCTCAAACGATGACGGGAAAACGGTTGCTGCCATGGACTGCCTGGTGCCTCGCGTCGGGGAGATTATCGGCGGCAGTCAGCGCGAGGAGCGTCACGATGTGCTTGTACAACGAATGATCGAAGCGGGTATTGCTCCGGAGAGTCTCGGCTGGTTTCTCGATCTGCGCCGCTGGGGCAGCTGTCCTCATGCCGGGTTCGGTTTGGGTTTCGAGCGCTTCCTGATGTATGTCACCGGCATGAGCAACATTCGCGATGTGATCCCCTTTCCGCGCACGACCGGTAATGCGGCGTTCTGA
- a CDS encoding cytidylate kinase family protein codes for MAIITISREMGSGGIPIAHKAAEKLGYTLVDGEMLMKVAEKYGLSAEALEKADEKPPAFVEKQDSQVEVDLHQIELIILEYALKGNVIIYGRGGQDLLQEIDSVFRVRVIAPFDLRVERWAEREWLDPDLARKLVRRSDQQRAGFIKYYFDRDWKDPLGYDLIINTERITEETAVQLICDGVADTDLQENKAANKKILKDLIMRKRIEIGLLSSEVVEELNVEVFVKNGKATLTGTAHSEDERQEMLRVAAACPDVAEVIDRLRVIKYRNYINEH; via the coding sequence ATGGCGATCATCACCATATCTCGAGAAATGGGCAGCGGCGGCATCCCCATCGCTCACAAGGCCGCCGAAAAACTCGGCTACACCCTGGTAGACGGGGAGATGCTGATGAAGGTGGCGGAAAAATACGGCCTGTCCGCCGAAGCGCTGGAAAAGGCCGACGAAAAACCGCCGGCATTCGTAGAGAAACAGGACTCCCAGGTCGAAGTCGACCTGCACCAGATCGAGCTGATCATTCTCGAATACGCCCTCAAAGGCAACGTCATCATCTATGGACGCGGCGGTCAGGATCTTCTGCAGGAGATCGACAGCGTCTTCCGGGTCAGGGTGATTGCACCCTTCGATCTGCGGGTAGAGCGCTGGGCTGAGCGCGAGTGGCTTGATCCTGATCTGGCCCGCAAACTTGTGCGCCGCAGCGATCAGCAGCGCGCCGGTTTCATCAAGTATTATTTCGATCGTGACTGGAAAGACCCCTTGGGTTATGACCTGATCATCAACACTGAGCGGATTACCGAGGAAACGGCCGTCCAGCTCATCTGTGACGGTGTGGCGGATACCGATTTGCAGGAGAACAAGGCCGCCAACAAAAAGATCCTCAAAGATCTTATCATGCGCAAGCGCATTGAAATCGGGCTGTTGAGTTCAGAGGTCGTGGAAGAACTGAACGTCGAAGTTTTTGTCAAAAACGGCAAAGCGACTCTGACCGGCACCGCTCACAGTGAAGACGAACGGCAGGAGATGCTACGCGTTGCAGCAGCCTGCCCCGATGTCGCCGAGGTTATCGACCGGCTGCGAGTCATCAAATACCGCAACTATATCAACGAGCACTGA
- a CDS encoding HAD family hydrolase, which yields MLTDLSETRSIVFDLDGTLYVCPQLGKQIEEAAVELVAESRGVSRERGREILARARSRLTEIFEEQPTLTRTCIELGIEIREFHQMLQYRVRPEQYLDHDPVLVALLDSLREQCDLYIYTNNSLPLSHKILSLLGVEEMFARLYTIEFAQAPKPDPEAFRRVLEDIGGPPESFLFVGDRAAIDLKLPAHLGIPTLLVGETADLLQIHKLLGIIP from the coding sequence ATGCTGACCGATCTGAGTGAGACCCGGTCCATCGTATTCGATCTTGACGGTACCCTGTATGTCTGCCCGCAGTTGGGCAAACAGATTGAGGAAGCTGCTGTCGAGCTTGTCGCGGAGTCACGCGGGGTGTCGAGGGAGAGGGGGCGTGAAATTCTGGCGCGTGCACGCTCGCGGTTGACGGAAATCTTTGAAGAACAGCCGACGTTGACCCGCACCTGCATCGAGTTGGGAATTGAAATCCGGGAATTTCACCAGATGCTGCAGTACAGGGTGCGTCCTGAGCAGTATCTTGATCATGATCCGGTCCTGGTGGCGCTGCTCGATTCTCTGCGTGAGCAGTGCGATCTTTATATTTATACCAACAACAGCCTGCCTTTGAGCCATAAAATACTCTCTCTGCTCGGTGTCGAGGAGATGTTTGCCCGGCTTTACACCATCGAGTTCGCCCAGGCTCCGAAGCCCGATCCGGAAGCTTTCAGGCGCGTGCTGGAGGATATCGGGGGGCCGCCGGAAAGTTTCCTTTTTGTCGGAGACCGGGCCGCTATTGACCTCAAATTGCCGGCCCATCTGGGGATTCCTACCCTGCTGGTCGGAGAAACCGCAGATCTGCTTCAGATCCACAAGTTGCTGGGAATCATTCCCTGA
- a CDS encoding class I SAM-dependent methyltransferase, with translation MTENNENNIELEVFLRERIAESGPIPFVDFMEQCLYHPRWGYYAAPRQRIGKEGDFFTSSSVHSLFGRLVFRQLRQMAEILEEETFTVVEQGAGEGHLCLDILNAARNEDPDFYDRLEYVLVEIGEDGRRRQKELLAEHASRVKWADFDQLEPVVGCFLSNELVDAFPVHLVEQTPEGLREIYVDWQDGAFNEKMGALSTSRIEEYFSRLGITLREGNRAEVNLAAEDWMTEVAQKLKRGFVITIDYGYQAQELFSPLRRTGTLLCYQHHQTNENPLENVGRQDITSHVDFTTLPLVGEEFGLKPLYFGPQYRFLMGLGFVEELMRLQADLKDPKEERALRMTLKNLIMPDQGMGETFKVLVQGKQVGTPKLLCQRAIGDIPVPL, from the coding sequence ATGACGGAGAATAACGAAAATAACATCGAACTTGAAGTCTTTCTGCGGGAGCGGATTGCCGAGAGCGGCCCCATTCCTTTTGTCGATTTCATGGAGCAGTGTCTCTACCACCCGCGCTGGGGGTATTATGCGGCTCCCCGGCAGCGCATCGGCAAGGAAGGCGATTTCTTTACCTCCAGCAGTGTCCACTCGCTGTTCGGTCGGCTTGTTTTCCGACAGCTTCGCCAGATGGCCGAAATTCTTGAGGAGGAAACATTTACGGTGGTTGAGCAGGGTGCGGGAGAAGGGCACCTGTGCCTGGACATTCTCAACGCCGCGCGCAATGAGGATCCCGATTTTTATGATCGCCTGGAATATGTTCTGGTCGAGATCGGTGAAGACGGGCGCCGCCGCCAAAAGGAGCTTCTGGCTGAACATGCTTCAAGGGTGAAATGGGCCGATTTTGACCAGCTGGAGCCGGTTGTCGGTTGTTTTTTGTCCAACGAGCTGGTCGATGCCTTCCCGGTGCATCTGGTTGAGCAGACACCGGAAGGGCTGCGTGAAATTTATGTCGATTGGCAGGACGGTGCATTTAATGAAAAAATGGGAGCCCTGTCGACATCGCGTATCGAAGAATATTTTTCGCGTCTTGGAATCACCCTGCGCGAAGGCAATCGTGCGGAAGTCAATCTGGCTGCAGAGGATTGGATGACCGAAGTTGCGCAAAAGCTGAAGCGCGGTTTTGTCATTACGATCGATTATGGATACCAGGCGCAGGAGTTGTTTTCTCCGCTGCGCCGCACTGGAACCCTGCTCTGCTATCAGCATCATCAGACCAACGAAAATCCTCTCGAAAATGTCGGGCGGCAGGACATTACCTCCCATGTGGATTTTACCACCCTCCCTCTTGTCGGAGAGGAGTTCGGCTTAAAACCGCTTTATTTCGGGCCGCAGTACCGTTTTCTGATGGGGCTTGGGTTTGTCGAAGAACTGATGAGGCTGCAGGCTGATTTGAAAGACCCCAAGGAAGAGCGCGCTCTTCGCATGACGTTGAAAAATCTGATAATGCCTGACCAGGGAATGGGAGAGACCTTTAAAGTCCTGGTGCAGGGTAAACAGGTCGGTACCCCGAAGCTTCTTTGTCAACGGGCCATCGGCGACATCCCGGTGCCGCTGTAA
- a CDS encoding NifU family protein gives MKEQVQKVLDEVRPALQADGGDVELVEVGDDGIVKVRLTGACGSCPMSTMTLKMGIEKTLKEKIPGVKEVVQV, from the coding sequence ATGAAAGAACAGGTTCAAAAGGTACTTGATGAGGTTCGTCCCGCATTGCAGGCCGATGGCGGCGATGTCGAGCTGGTTGAAGTCGGCGATGACGGCATTGTGAAAGTGCGTCTGACAGGTGCGTGCGGGTCCTGCCCCATGTCTACCATGACCCTTAAAATGGGGATCGAGAAAACACTCAAAGAGAAAATTCCTGGCGTCAAAGAGGTGGTCCAGGTCTGA
- a CDS encoding DUF362 domain-containing protein — MKTVSLQALPDYDPATVAAALDTLLSPLGGIKAFIRPGQKVLIKPNMLAGKAPEKAVTTHPSIVREVILRVQSAGAVAVVGDSPGIGSCRQVAQKCGILQVIEETGAKLATFTESVPIGGSGESGHRLEVAREVIAADSIINLPKVDPRLCCSCGLCVKHCPPQAMTLDSKRVRIDLNNCISCFCCQELCPEGAIETQQGFLLRLADFIHGRT, encoded by the coding sequence ATGAAAACGGTTTCCCTGCAGGCACTGCCCGACTATGACCCCGCGACAGTTGCCGCCGCCCTGGATACACTCCTCTCGCCTCTAGGGGGCATCAAAGCCTTTATCCGTCCAGGACAGAAGGTTCTGATCAAGCCCAACATGCTGGCCGGCAAAGCGCCGGAGAAAGCGGTGACCACCCACCCTTCAATTGTCCGAGAAGTGATTCTGAGAGTGCAGTCAGCCGGGGCCGTCGCCGTTGTCGGGGATTCCCCGGGGATCGGCAGCTGCCGTCAGGTGGCGCAGAAATGCGGAATTCTTCAGGTGATCGAGGAAACGGGGGCGAAGCTTGCGACGTTCACCGAATCTGTCCCCATCGGCGGTTCGGGCGAGAGCGGACACCGGCTGGAAGTGGCCCGGGAGGTGATAGCGGCGGATAGCATTATCAACCTCCCCAAAGTCGATCCACGCTTGTGCTGCAGTTGCGGCCTGTGCGTCAAACATTGTCCACCGCAGGCCATGACCCTTGATTCAAAGCGGGTGCGCATCGATTTGAATAACTGCATTTCCTGTTTCTGCTGCCAGGAACTCTGTCCGGAGGGTGCAATCGAAACTCAACAGGGATTCCTGCTGCGCCTGGCCGACTTTATCCATGGCCGAACCTGA
- a CDS encoding secondary thiamine-phosphate synthase enzyme YjbQ: MIRIDIQSKSQVELIDITTEVQEAIREAGIKNGCGMLFVPHTTAAVTINENADPDVITDMLKALDKIVPLQGGYRHAEGNSAAHVKTTLVGNSEMLMIEEGRVVLGRWQGIYFCEFDGPRPRQVLFKTISA; the protein is encoded by the coding sequence ATGATCCGGATCGACATCCAGAGCAAAAGTCAGGTTGAACTGATCGACATCACAACCGAGGTACAGGAAGCAATCCGCGAGGCCGGCATTAAAAACGGCTGCGGGATGTTGTTCGTTCCCCACACGACTGCGGCTGTCACGATCAACGAAAACGCAGACCCGGATGTGATCACCGACATGCTTAAGGCGTTGGACAAAATAGTTCCCCTGCAGGGAGGGTACCGCCACGCCGAAGGAAACAGCGCGGCACACGTCAAAACGACGCTGGTGGGAAACAGCGAAATGCTGATGATCGAAGAAGGGCGAGTCGTTCTGGGGCGCTGGCAGGGTATTTATTTCTGCGAGTTCGACGGACCGCGCCCGCGCCAGGTGCTGTTCAAGACAATCTCTGCATGA
- a CDS encoding alpha/beta fold hydrolase, translated as MNLILIALTILALAVGVVVLFSYTIAWCEAANREPQLMKQRFKPAVLIFAIRLMAMEFCYLLATVLAHPLGWIPVPQKTRGQGTPVLLLHGLFHNRSCWWLFKHRLRQSRSNPVYSMTLNYYRKDIEPLTEAVAKKIDLIRFRHGVERVDLIGHSMGGLIARNLIQLREGSDKVRHCVCLGSPHGGSRLAPLAVTPVGQDLIPNSDFLKRLAAAPIPGNVQFTSIFSRNDNLVLPFDSGRMEGAHNMELSGLGHSTLLYHRDAFEAAIKRLQEEDENDPDRHPEQKSG; from the coding sequence ATGAATCTGATTCTTATCGCCTTGACCATTCTTGCTCTCGCGGTCGGGGTTGTCGTTCTGTTCAGTTATACCATAGCCTGGTGTGAAGCTGCCAACCGCGAACCGCAACTCATGAAACAACGTTTCAAACCCGCGGTTCTCATCTTTGCCATACGCCTGATGGCCATGGAATTCTGTTACCTGCTGGCCACTGTGCTGGCCCACCCTCTGGGATGGATTCCTGTCCCCCAAAAGACACGCGGCCAGGGCACCCCCGTTCTGCTGCTGCACGGGCTGTTTCATAATCGCTCATGCTGGTGGCTTTTCAAGCATCGTCTGCGCCAGTCACGATCCAATCCAGTCTATTCCATGACTCTGAATTATTATCGGAAGGATATCGAACCACTCACCGAAGCGGTGGCTAAAAAAATCGACCTGATCCGCTTTCGTCACGGCGTAGAGCGCGTCGATCTCATCGGACACTCAATGGGAGGCCTGATCGCGCGCAACCTCATTCAACTTCGAGAGGGCAGCGACAAGGTTCGACACTGTGTCTGCCTCGGATCCCCTCATGGCGGCTCGCGGCTGGCCCCCCTGGCGGTCACCCCCGTAGGGCAGGACCTCATCCCCAACTCGGATTTTCTCAAACGGCTTGCAGCGGCTCCCATTCCGGGCAATGTCCAATTTACCTCGATTTTCAGCCGAAACGACAACCTGGTCCTGCCTTTTGACTCAGGCCGCATGGAGGGCGCCCACAACATGGAACTTTCAGGTCTCGGACACAGCACCCTGCTCTATCACCGGGACGCGTTTGAAGCTGCAATCAAACGGCTTCAGGAAGAAGACGAAAATGATCCGGATCGACATCCAGAGCAAAAGTCAGGTTGA